The following coding sequences are from one Leptospira mayottensis 200901116 window:
- a CDS encoding response regulator, which translates to MNFWLVDDDSIYIMIARRFLEKDGRITKLRDFQDGELALQELQTLSSDREELPDAILLDINMPFMDGWQFLDEFKKIQGALAKKITIFMVSSSVDERDILKANSFPEVKGYLSKPLTQDHIQKLYSQLV; encoded by the coding sequence ATGAACTTCTGGTTGGTCGATGATGATTCCATCTACATCATGATCGCAAGACGTTTTTTGGAAAAAGACGGTAGGATCACGAAACTACGCGATTTCCAAGATGGTGAATTGGCTCTTCAGGAACTTCAAACATTGAGTTCCGATCGAGAAGAACTCCCTGATGCAATCTTGTTGGATATCAATATGCCTTTTATGGACGGTTGGCAATTTCTAGACGAATTCAAAAAAATCCAAGGGGCCTTGGCAAAAAAGATTACCATTTTTATGGTAAGCTCTTCCGTGGATGAAAGAGATATATTGAAAGCGAACTCTTTTCCCGAAGTCAAAGGTTATCTTTCCAAACCTCTCACCCAAGATCATATTCAAAAACTTTATAGCCAACTTGTTTAA
- a CDS encoding PAS domain-containing sensor histidine kinase, with protein sequence MSEFDFQSADFYKFLIEKSPELISFHDPDGIFLYVSPSVTSILGYQPEELIGKNPYDYFSPLDKNRIFENSHQPILKGREIEHIEYQFLRKDGKYVWLQTITQSIRDNQETVIALFSTSREYLGLNAILDETEKKQVLDEIRLSEEKFFNAFYYSGVGMALVSLEGKWLEVNSSLLDIIGYSRDEILKLTFQDITHPDDLTADLNLLQETLEGKRDSYRMEKRYFHKNGSTIWILLIVSLVRDSQKKPLFFISQIQDITDRKNMLSALIEKNETLQALSNHLTERNSQLEEFNQIVSHNLRAPIGNIFTLTTMLCEKYGRDKDELLQSLEMSVKDLMTTLSDIVEVIKIRRNRNVDKQPILFKDAFNKIQNLLSTEINKMSVEIQTDFTAAPEILYSKVYLESILLNLLSNALKYSDPNRKSEISFVSYIKDKKIFLIVRDNGLGIDLRKYGHQIFKMNKTFHREKEGQGIGLFMTKNQIESLGGEITVESSPGKGTSFLINFDKYNDFEQR encoded by the coding sequence TTGAGCGAATTCGATTTTCAATCGGCTGATTTTTATAAATTTCTAATCGAAAAAAGTCCTGAGTTGATTAGCTTTCATGATCCGGATGGAATCTTTCTTTATGTCAGTCCTTCGGTAACTTCTATTTTAGGTTATCAGCCAGAAGAATTAATCGGCAAAAACCCCTATGATTATTTTAGCCCTCTTGATAAGAACAGAATTTTTGAAAATTCTCATCAGCCGATTTTAAAAGGAAGAGAAATCGAACATATCGAATATCAGTTTCTCAGAAAAGATGGAAAATACGTTTGGTTGCAAACAATTACTCAATCGATTCGGGATAATCAGGAAACTGTAATCGCTCTTTTTAGTACTTCCAGGGAATATTTAGGGCTCAATGCAATTCTTGACGAGACAGAAAAAAAACAGGTTCTCGATGAGATTCGTCTTTCGGAAGAAAAGTTTTTTAATGCGTTTTATTATTCGGGTGTCGGTATGGCTCTCGTTTCTTTGGAAGGAAAATGGCTAGAAGTAAATTCAAGTCTTTTGGATATAATCGGCTACTCAAGGGACGAGATTTTAAAACTTACCTTTCAAGATATAACTCATCCGGATGATCTTACTGCTGATTTAAATCTTCTACAGGAAACATTGGAAGGTAAAAGGGATAGTTATAGAATGGAGAAAAGGTACTTCCATAAAAACGGAAGTACAATATGGATTTTATTGATAGTGTCTCTTGTGAGGGATTCCCAAAAGAAACCTTTATTTTTCATCTCTCAGATCCAGGATATTACCGATCGCAAAAACATGCTTTCTGCTTTAATCGAAAAGAACGAAACCTTACAGGCGTTGAGCAATCACTTAACAGAAAGAAATTCTCAATTGGAAGAATTCAATCAGATCGTTTCTCACAATCTACGTGCACCAATTGGAAATATTTTTACGCTTACGACCATGTTATGTGAGAAATACGGTAGGGACAAAGATGAGCTTCTCCAATCTTTGGAGATGAGCGTAAAAGATTTGATGACCACATTGAGCGATATCGTGGAAGTGATCAAAATTCGCAGAAATCGGAATGTGGATAAACAACCTATTCTTTTTAAGGACGCTTTTAACAAGATTCAGAATCTTCTCTCTACTGAAATTAATAAGATGAGTGTGGAAATTCAAACAGACTTTACCGCGGCCCCGGAAATTCTTTATTCAAAGGTATATCTGGAAAGTATATTATTGAATTTATTGAGCAATGCTTTAAAATATTCTGATCCTAATAGAAAGTCAGAGATTTCTTTCGTCTCATATATAAAAGACAAAAAAATCTTTTTAATAGTTCGCGATAATGGTTTAGGAATCGATCTCCGAAAATACGGTCACCAAATCTTTAAAATGAATAAAACGTTCCACCGGGAAAAAGAAGGACAAGGTATCGGGCTATTTATGACGAAAAATCAAATAGAATCCCTGGGGGGCGAAATAACGGTTGAAAGTTCTCCCGGTAAAGGTACATCTTTCCTCATCAATTTCGATAAATACAATGATTTCGAACAGCGGTAA
- a CDS encoding ferredoxin: MADKNDKVKQNAPGKYYIDNSCVPCNDCLEEAPMLLKYTDDESKVYFHRQPVSPEEEIAARKAMEICPVEALGDDGE, encoded by the coding sequence ATGGCTGATAAAAACGACAAAGTCAAACAGAACGCACCTGGAAAATACTATATCGATAATAGCTGTGTTCCTTGTAATGACTGTTTGGAAGAAGCTCCTATGCTTCTCAAATACACCGACGACGAATCGAAAGTTTATTTCCACAGACAGCCTGTTTCCCCTGAAGAGGAAATTGCGGCAAGAAAAGCGATGGAAATTTGTCCTGTTGAAGCTTTGGGAGATGACGGAGAATGA
- a CDS encoding FAD-dependent oxidoreductase, whose protein sequence is MSGRVYEWKNLGDSRTVKADVVIVGTGCGGSTLAYELSKNGKKVILIEEGGYYHTGTFDNHELNMAGKISAERNMATDITGTINLVYGKNVGGASVHYWADSYRTPEDRLDLWKKEYGIYGHSSEDLSSHWKELDEVLNVHPAKEEYHNKMNQLVRKACKSLGWEGNPVPQARKNCQKSGHCMQGCMYGAKQSQLVTHIPKAMALGTDIYADCKAIRLELKGDKVAFLEAVMIDRPSGKESGITLRFEASVFVIAAGGFGSSTFLLRNGWKKKLPALGEYLAINPSPFVHAFYEEPIVQWRNIPSAFGVEEFRLARFKENGSYTEGGFLIMANQLQPGSLSALIPGFGLEHREIMKQLTHVGGTIGWIDDVPSELGNISVNSSGKRTITYHFGKLTKEVLKDCIRKQVQLNFKAGAKWILLPDLKRTKISSEKEMDKIDRLELRPASMMMAAPHPAGGCRMGQDPSRSVVNWKHRVHGLKNLYVSDSSVFPTGVSVDPSYTIMAFSKQAAKFILED, encoded by the coding sequence ATGAGCGGTCGCGTTTACGAATGGAAAAATCTGGGAGATTCCAGAACCGTAAAGGCGGATGTAGTTATCGTAGGAACTGGTTGCGGCGGTTCTACACTCGCTTACGAACTTTCCAAAAACGGTAAGAAAGTAATTCTTATAGAAGAAGGCGGTTACTATCATACGGGAACTTTCGATAACCACGAACTCAACATGGCCGGAAAAATTTCTGCGGAAAGGAATATGGCTACCGACATTACCGGAACGATCAACCTTGTTTATGGAAAAAACGTAGGTGGGGCTTCGGTTCATTATTGGGCTGATAGTTATAGAACTCCGGAAGACAGACTTGACCTTTGGAAAAAAGAATACGGAATTTACGGTCATTCTTCCGAAGATCTAAGTTCTCATTGGAAAGAGTTGGACGAAGTCTTAAACGTTCATCCTGCTAAAGAAGAATATCATAATAAAATGAATCAGCTTGTGAGAAAAGCCTGTAAGTCTCTCGGCTGGGAAGGTAACCCGGTTCCACAAGCTAGAAAAAATTGTCAAAAATCCGGTCACTGCATGCAAGGTTGTATGTATGGGGCCAAACAAAGCCAGTTGGTGACTCATATTCCTAAGGCGATGGCTTTAGGGACCGATATCTACGCGGACTGTAAAGCGATTCGTTTAGAACTCAAAGGCGATAAAGTGGCATTTTTAGAAGCGGTCATGATTGATCGACCTTCCGGAAAAGAATCTGGGATCACGTTAAGATTCGAAGCATCCGTTTTTGTGATCGCGGCGGGTGGATTTGGAAGTTCTACATTCTTACTCAGAAACGGATGGAAGAAAAAACTTCCCGCACTCGGAGAATATCTTGCGATCAATCCATCTCCTTTCGTTCATGCATTTTATGAAGAACCGATCGTTCAGTGGAGAAATATTCCTTCCGCATTCGGTGTGGAAGAATTTCGTTTAGCCCGTTTTAAAGAAAATGGAAGTTATACCGAAGGTGGCTTTTTAATCATGGCCAATCAACTTCAACCCGGAAGTCTGTCCGCTCTGATTCCAGGGTTCGGCTTAGAACACAGAGAAATCATGAAACAACTTACTCATGTAGGAGGTACAATCGGATGGATCGACGATGTTCCTTCGGAACTAGGAAATATTTCGGTAAATTCCTCCGGTAAGCGTACGATTACGTATCACTTCGGAAAATTAACGAAGGAAGTTTTGAAAGATTGCATCCGTAAACAAGTTCAATTGAACTTTAAGGCAGGGGCCAAGTGGATTCTTTTACCTGACCTTAAAAGAACGAAAATTTCTTCCGAGAAAGAAATGGATAAGATTGATCGACTTGAACTTCGCCCCGCTTCAATGATGATGGCCGCCCCGCATCCGGCAGGAGGGTGCAGAATGGGACAGGACCCTTCCAGATCTGTTGTAAATTGGAAGCATAGAGTTCACGGATTAAAAAATCTATACGTTTCCGATTCCAGCGTATTTCCGACCGGAGTTTCGGTGGACCCAAGTTATACAATTATGGCATTCAGTAAACAAGCGGCTAAATTCATCCTCGAAGATTAA
- a CDS encoding DUF2905 domain-containing protein, with product MENFAKPFLILGFLFLCVGFLILYGNKIPFLNYLGKLPGDIRIEKENFRFYFPLTTSILVSILISLILFLIQKFKSGSP from the coding sequence ATGGAAAATTTTGCCAAACCGTTTTTGATTTTAGGTTTTTTGTTTTTGTGTGTCGGTTTCTTGATTCTTTACGGAAATAAAATTCCCTTTTTAAATTATTTAGGAAAACTGCCAGGTGATATCCGTATCGAAAAGGAAAATTTTCGGTTTTATTTTCCTTTGACTACCTCGATATTAGTGAGCATCCTAATCTCCCTAATTCTTTTTTTGATTCAAAAATTCAAAAGCGGTTCTCCGTGA
- a CDS encoding pyridoxal phosphate-dependent aminotransferase — MKESFSSRFSFQEGENEFVAILSEYKKNKILYSDLTVANPTQVGLQYPVEAIRHSFGSADLITYHPDPRGNIEARKKIQEYYYSKGVKVDPDDLFLTSSSSEAYSYLFKLLCNPGDSILIPAPGYPLFEFLSVMEGLKTVPYFTKKDNGWKLKESDLDLKDLSKCKLILVVSPNNPTGSVLNESDFYSLKNTLKSYNIPLIIDEVFSDYVYGEDLHKTLTDSDIPVITVNGLSKILGLPGMKLSWILLSGPEFWKKKAKEYLELISDTYLSVNTPVQNVLSDLLQWKNLIQSQIIKRIQRNLSFLKRILGDVNISKTVRCNFPNAGWYCILESEKFFPEEEFSLRLLKEKKVYVHPGEMFGFPNEKNLGRIVLSLLTETESFETGLKEILSKTSVPL, encoded by the coding sequence GTGAAAGAATCTTTTAGCTCCCGTTTCTCGTTTCAAGAAGGAGAGAACGAATTTGTCGCAATCTTATCCGAGTATAAAAAAAACAAAATTCTTTATTCTGATCTGACGGTCGCCAACCCGACTCAAGTCGGTCTTCAATATCCGGTGGAAGCGATTCGACACAGTTTTGGAAGCGCTGATCTGATTACTTATCACCCCGATCCTCGAGGAAACATAGAAGCTCGAAAAAAAATTCAAGAATATTACTACTCTAAAGGAGTGAAGGTCGATCCAGACGATTTGTTTTTAACTTCCTCCTCTTCGGAAGCATATTCGTATTTGTTTAAGTTGCTTTGCAATCCAGGCGATTCGATTTTGATTCCTGCACCCGGTTATCCCTTATTCGAATTCCTTTCCGTAATGGAAGGATTGAAAACCGTCCCCTATTTCACAAAAAAAGATAATGGCTGGAAATTAAAAGAATCGGATCTCGATCTAAAAGACTTATCGAAATGCAAATTGATTTTAGTCGTTAGTCCCAACAACCCTACAGGTTCCGTATTAAACGAATCCGATTTTTATTCCTTAAAAAATACTTTAAAAAGCTATAATATACCCTTGATCATAGACGAAGTTTTTTCGGACTACGTTTACGGGGAGGATCTCCATAAAACTTTAACGGATTCGGATATACCAGTGATCACCGTAAACGGATTGTCTAAAATTTTAGGGCTCCCGGGAATGAAACTATCTTGGATTTTACTCAGCGGACCGGAGTTTTGGAAAAAAAAAGCGAAAGAATATTTGGAACTCATATCCGATACTTATCTTTCGGTAAACACTCCCGTTCAAAACGTACTTTCCGATTTATTGCAATGGAAGAATTTAATTCAATCTCAAATTATCAAACGGATTCAAAGGAATCTTTCTTTTTTAAAACGGATTTTGGGAGACGTGAATATTTCCAAAACAGTTCGATGCAACTTTCCGAACGCAGGTTGGTATTGCATTTTAGAAAGCGAAAAATTTTTTCCGGAAGAGGAATTTTCACTTCGTTTATTAAAGGAAAAAAAAGTATATGTCCATCCCGGAGAAATGTTCGGTTTTCCGAACGAAAAGAATCTAGGAAGAATCGTTCTCAGTCTTTTGACAGAAACGGAATCGTTCGAGACAGGCTTAAAAGAAATTCTGTCAAAAACCTCGGTTCCACTTTAG
- a CDS encoding M14 family zinc carboxypeptidase translates to MLRGLRRLNRYDKKILKILKLGGKLASLSQIGFSRKTPEGFRFPIHALKIGTEKGLKEHPVGIVAGVHGLETIGILILLDFLEYVLHPNSTGYIPELEKGKLGIIVLPIVNPGGIVLKQRSNPAGVDLMRNSGIEAIKPFLFFGGQKISKHLPYFRGNGLEPESKALFRLVYESFFMVKDAIIPVLDLHSGFGTVDNIWWPYAFTKAPCPDTSLYQKIGRHLKHHCGHIHFQYGPQSETYTTHGDLWDKFYDQYRDYHKNSWNWNSKLLPLTLEVGTWSDIKEDPFKLFRKRGIFNPASFNKIETAGRYRGFLRDFVRLGLRKPKDWERDSVYHSKDI, encoded by the coding sequence ATGTTGCGTGGTCTTAGAAGGCTTAACCGGTATGATAAGAAAATTTTGAAAATTTTAAAATTAGGGGGTAAGCTTGCATCCCTCAGTCAAATCGGATTTTCCAGAAAAACTCCGGAAGGATTTCGATTTCCGATTCATGCGTTAAAAATCGGAACGGAAAAGGGTCTTAAAGAACATCCTGTCGGAATTGTGGCCGGAGTTCATGGGCTTGAGACGATAGGTATTTTGATTCTTCTCGATTTTTTAGAATATGTTCTGCATCCGAATTCTACGGGATACATTCCTGAATTAGAAAAAGGTAAATTAGGAATTATTGTATTACCAATCGTTAATCCTGGCGGGATTGTGCTTAAACAAAGATCCAATCCCGCAGGCGTTGATCTTATGAGAAATTCTGGAATTGAAGCGATAAAACCTTTTCTTTTTTTCGGCGGACAAAAAATTTCCAAACACTTGCCTTACTTTCGTGGAAACGGATTGGAACCCGAATCCAAAGCGTTGTTCCGCCTCGTTTACGAATCTTTTTTTATGGTTAAGGATGCGATCATTCCCGTTTTGGATCTGCATTCTGGTTTTGGAACAGTTGATAATATTTGGTGGCCTTATGCTTTTACAAAAGCTCCTTGTCCGGATACATCCTTGTATCAAAAAATCGGGAGACATTTAAAACATCATTGTGGTCATATTCATTTTCAATACGGACCTCAAAGTGAAACCTATACGACGCATGGTGATCTTTGGGATAAGTTTTACGATCAATACAGAGATTATCACAAGAATTCGTGGAACTGGAATTCTAAATTGCTTCCTCTAACCCTGGAAGTGGGAACCTGGTCGGATATCAAGGAAGATCCTTTCAAGTTGTTTCGCAAACGTGGAATTTTCAATCCCGCTTCGTTTAACAAAATCGAAACTGCCGGAAGATATAGAGGTTTTTTAAGAGATTTTGTTCGTCTTGGTTTAAGGAAACCGAAAGACTGGGAACGAGACTCTGTATATCATTCAAAAGATATTTAA
- a CDS encoding LA_2478/LA_2722/LA_4182 family protein, protein MKRNILLFTIYIFGILFFLNLSFCKKNNLPLSVQDDKWREESSELVSAYCQKLASCADGFSIDLKDSSKALIQERLNPANCAEKFRSSNAYLLANENPETIKRVVRGCFQTVVDGNCEKIQKGVLKFSEDCTRLQAIQFKRN, encoded by the coding sequence ATGAAACGAAATATATTGCTATTTACAATTTATATTTTTGGAATATTATTTTTTTTGAATTTATCTTTCTGCAAAAAAAACAACCTACCGTTGTCGGTTCAGGACGACAAATGGAGAGAGGAGTCTTCCGAACTCGTCTCCGCGTATTGTCAAAAACTCGCGAGTTGTGCGGATGGTTTTTCCATAGATTTGAAAGATTCTTCGAAAGCGTTAATTCAAGAAAGATTGAACCCCGCAAATTGCGCCGAAAAATTTCGGAGTTCTAACGCGTATTTATTGGCAAACGAAAATCCGGAAACGATCAAAAGAGTAGTCAGAGGTTGCTTCCAAACGGTGGTCGATGGAAATTGTGAAAAAATTCAAAAAGGAGTTTTAAAATTTTCTGAGGATTGTACTCGACTTCAGGCTATCCAATTTAAACGGAATTAG
- a CDS encoding OmpA/MotB family protein produces MSRLRRQLLERAHRKGESHENRERWLLTYADMITLLLGLFIIMYSISQVDQTKLKQVADVIRGGFGLGESFFQGSTITIEDDPMLQPKTQLYRFWERISYTLKRLKEKAKLNIGIQETEEIKIVLFGSSLGEGGFQPDEEMVFAFQKISELSSAMDVDITLKVQIPYGNEAAQKGFRNVWEYNAYRAELIADSLSQNYKIPKEKISIEASSSYKPVQSFTATPEGKASGERIEIFIRKKSEH; encoded by the coding sequence ATGAGTCGACTTCGTAGGCAACTTTTGGAAAGAGCGCACCGTAAGGGGGAATCTCACGAGAACCGAGAGCGCTGGCTTTTGACTTATGCGGATATGATTACTCTTCTTTTGGGTTTATTTATTATCATGTATTCAATTTCTCAAGTCGATCAGACAAAGCTCAAACAAGTCGCCGATGTGATCCGGGGTGGTTTCGGTTTGGGGGAATCTTTCTTTCAGGGAAGTACGATTACAATTGAAGACGATCCTATGCTTCAACCTAAAACTCAGCTTTATCGTTTTTGGGAAAGAATCAGTTACACTTTAAAAAGACTTAAAGAAAAAGCTAAACTTAATATTGGAATCCAAGAAACCGAAGAAATCAAAATTGTACTTTTCGGTTCCTCTTTGGGAGAAGGCGGGTTCCAACCGGACGAAGAAATGGTTTTTGCATTTCAGAAAATATCTGAATTATCTTCCGCGATGGACGTGGACATCACTCTTAAAGTTCAAATTCCTTATGGAAATGAAGCCGCCCAAAAAGGTTTTAGAAACGTTTGGGAATACAACGCGTATCGTGCAGAATTGATCGCAGATTCGTTGTCTCAAAATTATAAAATTCCCAAAGAAAAAATTTCTATCGAAGCTTCCAGCTCGTATAAACCGGTACAATCTTTTACAGCAACTCCAGAAGGAAAAGCGTCTGGGGAAAGAATAGAAATTTTTATCCGTAAAAAATCAGAACACTGA
- a CDS encoding FFLEELY motif protein, which yields MSDLAVKKLKAARAEVVRAQVERFRVFYASYFHLEETIPMVEYFFEKIYNLEGREVWLHLAMDTYQRVKGMMKETSRENIEYLIELNNLTEELDTIFAKHLVDSGWDGKRLSREEYDLHYSQMGHYKERMRQLEIVLRNLKVFYELAHRPISAYLIKPARFMASLFGVSALFQSVEEAYNATLPVSANIFNSFYEEVKKRETEYIHTLLGENRKEA from the coding sequence ATGAGCGATCTTGCAGTTAAAAAACTAAAAGCAGCAAGAGCGGAAGTCGTTCGAGCACAGGTGGAACGATTTCGGGTTTTTTACGCGAGCTATTTTCATCTGGAAGAAACGATTCCAATGGTAGAATATTTCTTCGAAAAGATCTATAACTTAGAAGGAAGAGAAGTCTGGCTTCATCTTGCAATGGATACATACCAAAGAGTAAAAGGTATGATGAAAGAAACTTCTCGCGAGAACATCGAATATCTAATCGAACTCAACAATCTTACGGAAGAGTTGGATACTATTTTTGCCAAACATCTAGTGGATTCGGGTTGGGACGGCAAACGTTTGAGCAGGGAAGAATACGATCTTCACTATAGCCAGATGGGCCATTATAAAGAGCGAATGAGACAGTTGGAAATCGTTTTACGAAACTTAAAAGTTTTTTATGAATTGGCTCATAGGCCGATTAGCGCCTATTTAATCAAACCTGCTCGATTTATGGCTTCTCTTTTCGGAGTATCTGCCTTATTTCAAAGCGTAGAAGAAGCATATAACGCGACTCTTCCCGTTTCTGCAAACATATTCAATTCTTTTTATGAAGAAGTGAAAAAGAGAGAAACGGAATACATCCATACTTTACTGGGAGAAAATCGAAAAGAGGCATGA
- a CDS encoding LIC13341 family surface-exposed protein, translating to MSTFSFRFKRIFSVSFTARVKTQVFHSKTVLQQKFAYSTCRVSFVLGQILLIIFLSVGCSSKTPSDSRIVELLFSSADQKNPNVLLKKVGNLDEDQELESFSLVRNGTEEVLGIFKKKEGEWFLLRKFSFSLLNIGPLHYDSSKSSWLPSDSGKKEAGFVVKRILMEELPGDGFNSLFLEVLSEEPPLGLFSVPYVIRKGQKILDGLLSLKDHEFLIKSKRIDFDYNKTEKNITIFPSNRSYAQNFIFNGWEMVPDIPRVAVPSLFSLEAPKEWKKGVQGEVTLWFKNRGSYAGVTYLSLSFPEGGKVTIDTTKEGQRIYFPGSNVFSSTGKYVNSVVPLIEITKEGWGRNHKYGIRFSLTPNKDGTPSILFRSSTRMGKVVVNLPNQFGSIQKQTDQQGFVSYKLDLVSKRE from the coding sequence ATGAGCACATTTTCATTTCGTTTTAAAAGGATCTTTTCCGTTTCGTTTACGGCTCGCGTTAAAACTCAAGTTTTCCATTCCAAAACGGTCTTACAGCAGAAGTTTGCTTATTCTACATGTCGAGTTTCGTTCGTTTTAGGTCAGATTCTACTCATCATTTTTTTATCTGTCGGCTGTTCTTCCAAAACGCCTTCCGATTCTCGAATCGTCGAACTTCTGTTTTCATCTGCTGACCAAAAGAATCCTAATGTACTATTGAAAAAAGTGGGCAATTTGGACGAGGATCAGGAGCTAGAATCTTTCTCGTTGGTTCGTAACGGAACAGAAGAGGTTTTGGGAATTTTCAAAAAAAAAGAAGGAGAATGGTTTTTACTCCGGAAATTCTCCTTTTCCCTACTGAATATCGGCCCACTTCATTACGACTCCTCTAAGTCTTCTTGGCTTCCCTCCGATTCCGGGAAAAAGGAAGCAGGTTTCGTAGTTAAGAGAATTCTAATGGAAGAACTTCCCGGAGACGGATTTAATTCTCTTTTTTTGGAAGTGTTAAGTGAAGAACCACCTCTCGGACTTTTTTCAGTACCTTATGTAATCCGTAAGGGCCAAAAGATTTTGGATGGTCTTTTGTCTTTGAAAGATCATGAATTTTTAATAAAGTCTAAACGAATCGATTTCGATTACAATAAAACCGAAAAAAACATCACGATTTTTCCTTCCAACCGCAGTTATGCTCAAAATTTTATCTTTAACGGCTGGGAAATGGTTCCAGATATACCGCGAGTGGCGGTGCCTTCTCTTTTTTCTTTAGAAGCTCCGAAAGAATGGAAAAAGGGAGTTCAAGGAGAAGTAACTCTCTGGTTTAAAAATCGAGGTTCTTATGCGGGTGTGACGTATCTTTCTCTTTCATTTCCCGAGGGTGGAAAAGTAACCATAGATACGACAAAAGAAGGACAAAGAATTTATTTCCCCGGTTCGAATGTATTTTCTTCAACGGGTAAATACGTCAATTCTGTAGTTCCTCTTATTGAAATCACGAAGGAAGGCTGGGGAAGAAATCATAAATACGGAATTCGATTTTCTTTAACTCCGAATAAGGACGGTACTCCGAGCATTCTATTTCGTTCTTCAACACGAATGGGAAAAGTAGTCGTCAATCTTCCGAATCAATTCGGATCGATTCAAAAACAAACCGATCAACAAGGTTTCGTTTCCTACAAATTGGATTTGGTTTCTAAACGAGAATGA
- a CDS encoding DUF455 family protein: MTLNEFARNVLLGSSLEDKLFSPSLPLVDTRSFNFLNVPSLPVRERKIRTSEQKSKIPRLEQLFKEENRFITLHHFANHELMAIELFAWAILKFQDATSSVRFGLYRTLLEEQTHLRMYLFEMKKGGMELGDRPLNSIFWKQVPRMQTLEKFYAIMAISFEGANLDFSKIYTMAFERFGDLEKANIMKKVYEDEIKHVRRGYRYVKKRIPDSKDEWDYYLSLIEFPFTPRRAKGYHYFPETRIQAGFSEKFAAKLGRYEDEYTGKVNSRILKEVLDLS, encoded by the coding sequence ATGACCTTAAATGAGTTTGCGAGGAATGTGCTTCTCGGTTCCAGCCTTGAAGATAAATTATTTTCACCTTCCCTTCCGCTGGTCGACACTCGTTCTTTCAATTTTTTGAATGTACCTTCCTTGCCGGTTCGGGAAAGAAAAATTCGGACTTCCGAACAAAAAAGTAAAATTCCAAGACTGGAACAGTTATTCAAGGAAGAGAATCGTTTTATCACTTTGCATCATTTTGCGAATCACGAATTGATGGCGATCGAACTTTTTGCCTGGGCCATTCTTAAGTTTCAAGATGCGACGTCTTCTGTCCGGTTCGGTTTATATAGAACTCTTTTGGAAGAACAAACTCATCTAAGAATGTATCTTTTCGAAATGAAAAAGGGCGGAATGGAACTAGGAGATCGGCCTCTGAATTCCATTTTTTGGAAACAAGTTCCGAGAATGCAAACCCTCGAAAAGTTTTACGCGATCATGGCGATCTCTTTTGAGGGAGCTAATCTTGATTTTTCAAAAATTTACACAATGGCTTTCGAACGTTTCGGAGATTTGGAAAAAGCCAATATTATGAAAAAGGTTTACGAAGACGAGATCAAGCACGTCCGTCGCGGTTATCGCTATGTCAAAAAACGGATTCCAGATTCTAAAGACGAATGGGACTATTACCTTTCTTTGATCGAGTTTCCGTTCACTCCGAGAAGGGCCAAAGGATATCATTACTTTCCAGAAACGAGAATTCAGGCCGGATTTTCGGAAAAATTTGCAGCGAAACTGGGAAGATACGAAGACGAGTATACCGGAAAAGTGAATTCTCGAATTTTAAAAGAGGTTTTGGATCTGAGTTAA